Proteins from a single region of Dyadobacter fanqingshengii:
- a CDS encoding DUF6934 family protein — MKHNKYISRANDSFLLYQFTSEGTKGSVRKQVIYSATSAENIYNLAFGDYDPLTKTIDDFSITDNGDSFKVLATVASTVITFTERYPKAWILVMGSTPSRTRLYRMGITNNLAEISEDFAIFGYNCERQWVRFAIGEGYDAFLITKKENGHTS, encoded by the coding sequence ATGAAGCATAACAAATACATTAGTCGCGCAAACGACTCATTTTTACTCTATCAATTTACCAGCGAAGGCACAAAGGGTTCGGTTAGAAAACAAGTGATTTACTCTGCTACTAGTGCTGAGAATATTTACAATCTTGCATTTGGTGATTATGATCCACTAACCAAGACGATTGATGATTTTTCCATTACTGATAATGGAGACAGCTTTAAAGTGCTGGCTACTGTTGCTTCGACCGTAATAACTTTTACGGAGCGTTACCCCAAAGCGTGGATTTTAGTAATGGGAAGCACGCCATCCAGAACTCGATTATATAGAATGGGGATCACCAATAACTTAGCCGAGATTTCTGAGGATTTTGCTATATTTGGATATAATTGCGAACGACAATGGGTGCGATTTGCAATTGGTGAAGGATATGACGCATTTTTAATAACAAAAAAAGAAAACGGACACACATCATGA
- a CDS encoding aminopeptidase P family protein: MFSTDTYKQRRRILKQKVGSGLILFLGNDESGMNYRDNVYPFRQDSTFLYYFGLDTASIHAVIDIDNDQEIIFGDELTIDDIVWTGYQEPLVEKAAKVGVNQVKPLSALAGYLRDIQSRKQEVHFLPPYRAEHNLKLQEWLQVSPAEAPQRASVKLIKAVVSMRSYKSSEEIAEIEKAVNTSIDMHLDFMRTTRPGMTEKAIAGKLQSIAIAQGGDISYPIILTVNGETLHTHARDRVIKDGEMALCDAGAETAMRYCGDLTRTIPAGKQFNSIQKEMYEIVLNAQVSAIEACKPGVLFKDVHALASTKLLEGLKSVGIIKGDPQEALANDVHTLFFQCGLGHMMGLDVHDMENLGEQYVGYSDDLIKGTAFGWKSLRLGRALEPGFVLTVEPGLYFIPTLIDRWKAENKLSQFIDYGKLEQFRNFTGIRVEDNLVITEDGNRVLGKELVKDVVGIEALRG; encoded by the coding sequence ATGTTCTCAACAGACACTTACAAACAACGCCGCCGGATCTTAAAACAGAAAGTAGGGAGCGGTTTAATTCTTTTTCTCGGCAATGATGAATCCGGGATGAATTATCGGGATAATGTTTATCCATTTCGTCAGGACAGCACTTTTTTATATTATTTCGGGCTGGATACGGCTTCGATTCATGCGGTTATTGACATTGACAATGATCAGGAAATCATTTTCGGCGACGAACTGACGATTGATGACATTGTCTGGACGGGTTACCAGGAGCCGCTTGTTGAAAAAGCTGCCAAAGTGGGTGTTAACCAGGTGAAACCGCTTTCGGCGCTCGCTGGATATCTTCGGGATATTCAAAGCAGGAAACAGGAAGTGCATTTTTTACCCCCTTACCGCGCTGAGCATAATCTGAAATTGCAGGAATGGCTGCAAGTTTCACCGGCCGAAGCGCCGCAACGAGCATCCGTGAAGCTGATCAAAGCCGTCGTTTCCATGCGTTCTTACAAGTCATCGGAGGAGATCGCCGAAATCGAAAAAGCCGTCAACACTTCCATTGACATGCATTTGGATTTCATGCGCACAACCCGCCCGGGCATGACGGAAAAAGCCATTGCAGGAAAGTTACAAAGCATTGCCATCGCGCAAGGCGGCGACATTTCATACCCGATCATTCTGACAGTCAACGGAGAAACATTGCACACGCACGCCCGTGATCGCGTTATAAAGGACGGCGAAATGGCATTATGCGACGCCGGTGCCGAAACCGCCATGCGTTACTGCGGCGACCTGACCCGCACCATTCCGGCCGGAAAGCAGTTCAACAGCATTCAGAAAGAAATGTATGAGATAGTGCTTAATGCACAAGTTTCAGCCATTGAAGCGTGCAAACCAGGTGTTTTATTCAAAGATGTGCATGCATTAGCCTCCACAAAATTACTGGAAGGTCTAAAATCAGTAGGCATCATCAAAGGCGATCCGCAGGAAGCACTCGCAAATGACGTTCACACGCTTTTCTTCCAATGCGGCCTCGGCCACATGATGGGCCTGGACGTCCACGACATGGAAAACCTCGGCGAACAATACGTAGGCTACTCCGACGACCTCATCAAAGGCACCGCCTTCGGCTGGAAATCCCTCCGCCTAGGCCGGGCATTGGAACCAGGCTTTGTGCTAACCGTCGAGCCTGGTTTGTATTTTATCCCAACATTAATTGATCGCTGGAAGGCGGAAAATAAACTTTCCCAGTTTATTGATTATGGGAAATTGGAGCAGTTTAGGAATTTTACGGGGATTAGGGTGGAGGATAATTTGGTGATTACAGAAGATGGGAATCGGGTATTGGGGAAGGAATTGGTGAAGGATGTGGTGGGGATTGAGGCGTTGCGGGGGTGA
- a CDS encoding DUF3800 domain-containing protein, which yields MTTKKLPLFHHHRFLDEAGDTTFYGKGNTPIVGNDGVSKCFILGMLKINEPLDVTRQKVVDLQSKIAHDPYFTGIPSIQKRKDKMGFYIHAKDDIPEVRKMAFDLIKSVDCSFEAIIARKIYNLYQSKHNGKEAEFYADLMSHLLKNKLNKYDSLVLNIAHRSQCTTHANLQKGLDKSVERSKTKTPDKSNDCRVVFNVQQPTTEPLLNIADYFCWAIQRVFEKGETRYYDYISDQIGLVIDLYDFDKYRLEDGRAGNYYGRKNKLSKLNFIP from the coding sequence ATGACTACAAAGAAATTACCTCTTTTCCATCATCACCGTTTTCTGGACGAAGCTGGTGATACAACTTTCTATGGCAAGGGTAACACGCCAATTGTTGGTAACGATGGCGTTTCGAAATGCTTTATCCTTGGAATGCTGAAGATAAACGAACCCTTGGACGTTACAAGGCAAAAAGTCGTCGATTTGCAATCCAAAATCGCCCATGATCCTTACTTCACTGGAATTCCCAGCATTCAAAAAAGGAAAGATAAGATGGGATTTTATATTCATGCGAAAGATGATATTCCGGAAGTTAGGAAAATGGCGTTTGACTTGATCAAAAGCGTTGATTGTAGTTTTGAGGCCATTATAGCAAGAAAAATATATAACCTTTATCAAAGCAAACATAATGGTAAGGAAGCGGAGTTTTACGCCGATTTAATGTCTCATTTGCTTAAAAACAAACTTAATAAATATGATAGCCTGGTGCTGAACATTGCACATCGATCGCAATGTACGACACATGCTAACCTGCAAAAAGGATTGGACAAATCAGTCGAACGGTCAAAAACAAAAACTCCGGACAAGTCGAATGACTGCCGGGTGGTTTTCAATGTCCAGCAACCGACAACGGAGCCGTTGCTTAATATTGCAGACTACTTCTGCTGGGCAATACAGCGGGTTTTCGAAAAAGGTGAAACGCGCTACTACGATTATATCAGCGATCAAATCGGCTTGGTAATAGATCTGTATGATTTTGATAAATATCGGCTTGAAGATGGGAGAGCAGGAAACTATTATGGCCGCAAAAACAAGCTTTCGAAGTTAAATTTTATCCCATAA
- a CDS encoding M20/M25/M40 family metallo-hydrolase: MKKIFYSLLFCPGLLLAQEIEQAALAKIRKEGMENSKVKEIAHQLTDVSGPRLTNSPGFQRAAEWSVSELKKWGLQNSRIEDWGEFGKGWQVEKSYLAMTKPYYMPFIAIPKAWTSGTAGPIKGEVVVVNIQNEEDLKKYADGKLTGKIVLVKGPADTDPTFKPDAVRYTTEDLDKMTNSQPFGQSNFTPEQAERMRTMRSFRSRVDSTMKAQKISLELAGRAGKHGTFFTSNGASYKGDAPIAGPAFEMAPEHAGLVARLIESGIPVTLEAESQTSFFNKKLTTGNVIAEIPGTDPKLKDEIVMLGGHLDSWHSATGATDNAAGCTVMLEAVRILQASGLKPRRTIRIALWSGEEQGLHGSRNYTKNTFGDYETMKLLPAHEKLSAYYNIDNGTGRIRGIYLQGNEGPRALFEKWFAPFNDIIDHPTITSRNTGGTDHLAFDVLGLPGFQFIQDGIEYGSRTHHTNVDTYERLVMDDLKQMAVVVATFVYNTAQLNQKIPRKELPKAKAAAGVGR, from the coding sequence AAAGAAATCGCCCATCAGCTAACAGACGTTTCCGGCCCACGCCTAACCAACTCACCCGGCTTCCAAAGAGCCGCAGAATGGTCGGTAAGTGAGCTGAAAAAGTGGGGTTTGCAAAATTCGCGCATTGAAGATTGGGGTGAATTTGGAAAAGGCTGGCAGGTTGAAAAAAGCTATTTGGCCATGACCAAGCCTTATTACATGCCCTTTATCGCCATTCCAAAAGCCTGGACTTCCGGAACGGCAGGGCCGATCAAAGGCGAAGTGGTGGTTGTGAACATTCAAAATGAAGAAGACCTCAAAAAATATGCAGACGGAAAGCTGACAGGAAAAATCGTTTTGGTGAAAGGCCCCGCCGACACTGACCCGACATTCAAGCCTGATGCTGTGCGTTACACAACGGAGGATTTGGACAAAATGACGAATTCGCAGCCATTTGGCCAAAGCAATTTTACACCCGAACAAGCCGAACGGATGCGCACCATGCGCAGTTTCCGCAGCCGCGTCGACAGCACAATGAAGGCACAGAAAATCAGTCTGGAATTGGCAGGCAGAGCAGGCAAGCATGGCACATTCTTCACCAGCAACGGCGCATCCTACAAAGGTGACGCACCCATAGCCGGTCCCGCATTCGAAATGGCTCCGGAGCACGCCGGACTCGTAGCCCGACTCATCGAAAGCGGCATCCCGGTAACGTTGGAAGCCGAATCACAAACTTCATTCTTCAACAAAAAACTCACCACAGGCAACGTAATCGCCGAAATCCCTGGTACCGATCCCAAGCTAAAAGACGAGATCGTAATGCTAGGCGGCCACCTCGATTCCTGGCACAGCGCCACGGGCGCAACGGATAATGCAGCCGGTTGCACGGTGATGTTGGAAGCGGTGAGAATTTTGCAAGCATCCGGCTTGAAACCAAGAAGAACCATTCGCATTGCACTTTGGTCGGGCGAGGAACAGGGCTTGCATGGCTCGCGGAATTATACCAAAAACACTTTTGGTGACTACGAAACCATGAAACTGTTGCCGGCGCATGAAAAGCTTTCCGCATATTATAACATTGATAATGGCACAGGCCGCATCCGCGGCATTTACCTGCAAGGAAACGAAGGCCCGCGCGCGCTTTTCGAAAAATGGTTTGCTCCATTCAACGACATCATAGATCATCCCACGATCACATCCCGAAACACCGGAGGCACCGATCACCTTGCATTTGATGTATTGGGATTGCCTGGTTTTCAGTTCATTCAAGATGGAATCGAATACGGCTCCCGCACGCACCATACGAACGTGGACACTTACGAGCGATTGGTTATGGATGATTTGAAGCAAATGGCCGTGGTGGTTGCAACCTTCGTTTACAACACGGCGCAGCTTAACCAGAAGATTCCAAGAAAAGAACTGCCTAAAGCCAAGGCAGCGGCAGGCGTGGGACGATAA
- a CDS encoding RagB/SusD family nutrient uptake outer membrane protein has product MINKSKIYIVLASMMGAATLYSCTDLEEQVYSEVLSSTYQPTEKDIPAIIAPVYSSLRGLMLGWQGYFDLQEEAADAIVTPVRPNGWDDGGTYRRMHQHTWTSLQWQPENAWQSSFRSITTANRVLSQIAEGEIPLTTGKVELEAELRAVRALAYYLLLDNHGNVPIVTDFKDINLPKQNTRKEVYDFVVKELLEVMPNLSENASTTYGQLNRWGAKALLAKIYLNAQVYTGTPEWEKAIAQADDVIKSGKYVLDANYSDVFTWTNFNSKEIIFAIPYDEIYGTGNQIHMKTLDPLSRTVYPMNAGPWGGNCAVPQFIDTYDAEDSRLADTWIMGPQKNATTGAVVITYSRTVPGIDKTASTDGYRIGKYKIKPNATGSLDNDFPLLRYADVMMIKAEALLRTGKAADAATIVTEVRKRAFKTNSAKATVTAADLAKGSRYNYGYQATNGTITERQGGDDIKFGRFLDELGWEFAAEAHRRQDLIRFGVYETKKWFNHRPQAQQRALFPIPQTELDKNTNLKQNPGY; this is encoded by the coding sequence ATGATTAATAAAAGTAAAATATACATCGTCCTCGCATCCATGATGGGTGCGGCCACGCTCTACTCCTGCACGGACCTGGAAGAACAGGTTTATTCAGAGGTTTTATCGAGCACTTATCAGCCAACCGAAAAGGACATTCCAGCGATTATAGCGCCTGTTTATTCGTCTCTTCGGGGGTTAATGTTAGGCTGGCAGGGCTATTTTGATTTGCAGGAAGAAGCAGCCGACGCCATCGTTACGCCCGTTCGCCCGAATGGCTGGGATGACGGCGGAACGTATCGCCGGATGCACCAGCACACGTGGACTTCCTTGCAATGGCAACCTGAAAACGCATGGCAAAGCTCATTCCGCAGCATTACAACAGCAAACAGGGTTTTATCTCAAATCGCAGAAGGTGAAATTCCTTTGACGACGGGAAAAGTGGAATTGGAAGCTGAGTTGAGAGCAGTGCGGGCATTGGCTTACTATCTTTTGCTCGATAACCACGGCAATGTGCCTATCGTCACCGATTTCAAAGACATTAATTTACCAAAACAAAACACGCGCAAAGAGGTGTATGATTTTGTGGTAAAAGAATTGCTGGAAGTGATGCCAAACCTGAGCGAAAACGCATCCACAACTTACGGTCAGCTTAACCGTTGGGGTGCAAAAGCACTTTTGGCAAAAATATATTTGAACGCGCAAGTGTACACCGGAACGCCTGAATGGGAAAAAGCCATTGCACAGGCTGATGATGTGATTAAAAGCGGCAAATACGTGCTGGACGCTAATTATTCAGACGTTTTCACCTGGACCAATTTCAATTCCAAAGAGATCATTTTCGCAATCCCTTACGATGAAATTTACGGAACCGGCAACCAGATCCACATGAAAACGCTCGATCCATTGAGCCGCACCGTGTATCCGATGAACGCCGGTCCATGGGGCGGAAACTGCGCCGTGCCGCAATTTATCGACACTTACGACGCCGAAGACAGCCGTCTGGCCGACACCTGGATTATGGGCCCACAGAAAAACGCAACAACCGGAGCCGTGGTTATCACTTATTCCAGAACAGTCCCAGGCATCGATAAAACCGCCTCAACCGACGGTTACCGCATTGGAAAATATAAAATCAAACCCAACGCAACCGGCAGTTTGGACAACGACTTCCCATTGCTCCGCTATGCCGACGTCATGATGATCAAAGCCGAAGCACTTCTCCGCACCGGCAAAGCCGCCGACGCAGCAACCATCGTAACGGAAGTTCGCAAACGCGCATTTAAAACCAATTCTGCAAAAGCCACTGTAACAGCCGCAGACCTCGCAAAAGGCAGTCGCTATAACTACGGTTACCAGGCCACAAACGGCACCATCACAGAGCGCCAAGGCGGAGACGATATCAAGTTCGGCCGCTTCCTGGACGAGCTAGGCTGGGAATTCGCAGCCGAAGCACACCGTCGCCAAGATTTGATACGGTTTGGTGTATACGAAACCAAAAAATGGTTCAACCACCGTCCGCAAGCGCAGCAACGGGCGTTGTTTCCAATTCCGCAAACAGAGTTGGACAAAAACACAAACCTGAAACAGAATCCAGGATATTAA
- a CDS encoding DUF6934 family protein — protein MNQPKYLCRSGKSFFVFKFTSKGSKGLVEKIVEYTETDFENIYNLGFGDYDQVTDSMNDLSITDNGDSSKVLATVASTVYTFTDEYPSAAILFTGSTPARTRLYRMAITINLAEISQDFVIFGFNSEQNWEHFIVDKSYSAFLVTKRENIYTL, from the coding sequence ATGAACCAACCAAAATATCTCTGTCGATCAGGGAAGTCATTTTTTGTTTTTAAGTTTACAAGTAAAGGATCGAAAGGATTAGTAGAAAAAATTGTCGAATACACTGAAACTGATTTTGAGAATATTTACAATCTCGGTTTTGGTGATTATGACCAAGTTACTGATTCCATGAATGATCTTTCCATAACCGATAATGGAGACAGCAGCAAAGTATTAGCCACGGTGGCATCAACCGTTTATACTTTTACAGATGAATATCCGTCTGCCGCAATTTTGTTCACCGGAAGTACCCCCGCTAGAACAAGGCTATACAGGATGGCGATCACCATAAATTTGGCGGAGATTTCTCAGGATTTCGTTATATTTGGTTTTAATAGTGAACAAAACTGGGAGCACTTCATTGTTGATAAATCATATAGTGCTTTTTTAGTAACAAAGAGAGAAAACATCTACACATTATGA
- a CDS encoding SusC/RagA family TonB-linked outer membrane protein has translation MNKQLSRLIQEVACYLLCSVAMLLVLPGNVQAADRQITGTVVSAEDKNPLPGVTIIVKGNNTMGTATDTEGKFKMTVPEDATLILSYIGYTSQELVVGTQSDFTIEMASDQKQLSEVVVIGYGTQKKGDITSSVASIKREDFVKGTVRDAAQLIQGKVAGLRITTPSGSPTSNTQINLRGINSINGTSNPLILIDGIPGNLNTVAPEDIESVDVLKDGSAAAIYGTRATGGVILITTRKNRGNNSRSTVEYSNYVNIQTIARRPDLLTGDDYRQKISEGIDYTDYGGNTDWLKEIMQKPVSHNHNLTFFGGNSTTNFTGSVNYRNWEGIFLRSGQSRFTGRADLNHAMFNNKLKTNIQIINRITSSNGAVSPDNNDALYGYAYRQAMIRNPTDNVRTETGAWQERDGYFYENPVSLLNESNYEAKFKEMRMSGSLDYAPIADLNFKLLVSNVQNSNLAGGSTTFLHTATRLNNQNATAFRNTNANNENLLEFTGNYAKSFGKHRFTLLGGYSWQDATYEAFDASNWDFPTDAYDWNNLGAGGALQKGQAAMSSTKNKWQLAGFFGRLTYSLDEKYLFMASVRREGSSRFGINNQWGTFPAASVGWRISKERFMEGLTGVSEIKLRAGIGVTGTIASDPYLSQISYNFTRTEGAFIGGKWVPGFVPARNFNPDLRWEKKEEVNAGVDFGFLKNRINGSVDFYSRKVKDLLYDFPVPVPPYLIGSMLINAGTMKNEGMEVLLNIVPVQTANLQWNTGFTYSTNRNKLVSLSNDQFQAANDFFDDGYTGEPIQVSTHRVKVGEPIGRFFVWKSVGVDENGAWLVENKDGEVIPIANATPEDRQYYGNGIPKHNVGWNNSVRYKNFDLAVNMRGAFGFDILNFQSMFYNNPRNKAYNMLKTAYDPIDGKVLNNELVYVSNYIEKGDYWKIDNVTFGYTLPNLKGLKNARIFVSGLNLATITGYTGVDPEGVDMTGFFPGSDQRDKYPTTRTFTAGLSVTF, from the coding sequence ATGAATAAACAATTATCCAGACTTATTCAGGAAGTGGCCTGTTACCTGCTTTGCAGTGTCGCCATGCTGCTCGTCCTGCCAGGAAATGTACAGGCAGCCGATCGCCAGATTACCGGAACAGTGGTTTCAGCGGAAGATAAAAATCCGCTGCCGGGTGTGACCATTATTGTGAAAGGAAATAATACGATGGGAACTGCGACAGACACCGAAGGAAAATTCAAAATGACTGTTCCTGAGGACGCAACGCTGATTTTGAGCTACATTGGTTATACAAGCCAGGAGTTGGTTGTGGGAACTCAGAGCGATTTTACCATTGAAATGGCTTCGGACCAAAAACAGCTTTCGGAGGTGGTCGTAATCGGTTATGGAACGCAGAAAAAAGGCGACATTACCAGTTCGGTCGCGAGCATTAAGCGGGAGGATTTTGTGAAAGGAACCGTGCGCGATGCCGCGCAATTGATTCAGGGGAAAGTGGCCGGTTTGCGCATAACAACGCCCAGCGGCTCGCCTACTTCCAACACACAGATTAACCTTAGAGGAATCAACTCCATCAACGGAACTTCAAACCCGTTGATTTTAATCGACGGAATTCCCGGCAACTTGAACACGGTTGCGCCGGAAGACATTGAATCTGTGGACGTTTTGAAAGACGGTTCTGCGGCTGCGATTTATGGAACACGTGCAACCGGCGGCGTAATTCTGATCACCACGCGTAAAAACCGTGGTAACAATTCGCGCTCAACGGTGGAATATTCGAATTACGTAAACATTCAAACCATTGCACGCAGACCAGACCTGCTTACCGGCGACGATTATCGTCAGAAAATTAGTGAAGGCATTGATTACACGGATTACGGTGGCAACACAGATTGGCTGAAAGAGATTATGCAAAAGCCTGTCAGCCACAACCATAACCTGACATTCTTCGGCGGAAACAGCACGACCAACTTCACCGGTTCTGTAAATTACAGAAACTGGGAAGGGATCTTTTTGAGATCAGGACAAAGCCGTTTCACCGGCCGCGCCGATCTTAATCATGCGATGTTCAATAATAAATTAAAAACCAATATTCAGATCATTAACCGCATTACCTCGTCCAATGGAGCGGTTTCGCCGGATAATAATGATGCACTTTATGGCTATGCTTACCGCCAGGCGATGATCCGCAACCCGACGGACAATGTCAGAACCGAAACGGGCGCCTGGCAGGAAAGGGACGGGTATTTTTATGAAAACCCGGTTTCGTTGTTAAACGAATCCAATTATGAGGCCAAATTCAAAGAGATGCGGATGAGTGGAAGTCTGGACTATGCGCCGATTGCTGATCTGAATTTCAAATTATTGGTTTCCAATGTACAAAACAGCAATCTGGCAGGCGGTTCCACTACATTCCTGCATACCGCAACGCGTCTTAACAACCAAAATGCAACGGCATTCAGGAACACAAATGCGAACAACGAAAACCTGCTGGAATTCACAGGAAATTATGCCAAATCATTTGGCAAACACCGTTTTACATTGCTCGGCGGATACAGTTGGCAGGACGCAACGTATGAAGCTTTTGATGCAAGCAACTGGGATTTTCCAACGGACGCTTATGATTGGAACAACCTTGGCGCCGGTGGTGCATTGCAAAAAGGACAAGCTGCCATGTCAAGCACAAAAAACAAATGGCAGTTGGCCGGATTTTTTGGTCGCTTGACTTACAGTTTGGACGAGAAATATCTGTTTATGGCCAGCGTGCGTCGCGAAGGTTCTTCCAGATTTGGGATTAACAACCAATGGGGAACGTTTCCTGCCGCTTCGGTGGGGTGGAGAATCAGCAAAGAACGCTTTATGGAAGGGCTTACGGGCGTTTCTGAGATCAAGCTTCGTGCTGGGATTGGTGTAACCGGGACTATTGCGAGTGATCCTTATTTGTCTCAGATCAGCTACAATTTTACCCGGACCGAAGGTGCATTCATTGGCGGAAAATGGGTTCCTGGCTTCGTCCCAGCGCGTAACTTCAACCCGGATCTGCGTTGGGAAAAAAAGGAAGAGGTTAATGCGGGTGTAGATTTTGGTTTCCTGAAAAACAGGATCAATGGTTCGGTTGATTTTTACAGCCGCAAGGTGAAAGATCTGCTTTACGATTTCCCAGTTCCGGTTCCTCCTTACCTGATCGGTTCTATGCTGATCAACGCCGGAACCATGAAGAATGAGGGTATGGAAGTGCTTTTGAACATTGTACCGGTTCAAACGGCCAACCTGCAATGGAATACTGGCTTTACTTATTCGACAAACCGGAACAAACTGGTGAGTCTTTCCAATGATCAGTTTCAGGCAGCAAACGACTTTTTTGACGATGGTTACACGGGCGAGCCGATCCAGGTTTCCACGCACCGCGTAAAAGTGGGCGAGCCTATCGGACGGTTCTTTGTTTGGAAAAGTGTAGGTGTTGATGAAAATGGCGCTTGGTTAGTTGAAAACAAAGATGGTGAAGTGATTCCTATTGCCAATGCGACGCCGGAAGACCGCCAGTATTACGGAAATGGTATTCCAAAACACAATGTAGGCTGGAACAACTCGGTTCGTTACAAAAACTTTGACCTGGCTGTAAACATGCGCGGCGCATTCGGATTCGACATTCTGAACTTCCAAAGCATGTTTTATAATAACCCAAGAAACAAGGCTTACAACATGCTCAAAACAGCTTATGATCCAATCGACGGCAAAGTGTTGAACAATGAGCTTGTATATGTTTCCAATTACATTGAAAAAGGCGATTATTGGAAGATCGACAATGTTACGTTTGGCTACACGCTTCCTAACCTCAAAGGCTTGAAAAATGCCCGGATTTTTGTTTCCGGCCTTAACCTGGCGACCATCACCGGCTACACCGGCGTTGACCCGGAAGGCGTTGACATGACCGGCTTCTTCCCAGGAAGTGACCAGCGCGACAAATATCCTACAACCCGGACATTCACAGCAGGCCTTAGTGTAACATTCTGA